A genomic window from Triticum urartu cultivar G1812 chromosome 7, Tu2.1, whole genome shotgun sequence includes:
- the LOC125524225 gene encoding uncharacterized protein LOC125524225 isoform X3 — protein sequence MSFLAGRLAAQEGAYFLQESRNAAGRLAQKLPAPEHGPRPASPPPSADVLPEILRHSMPLRPTLPPPNSTLYGSTRLALPPGGAEAAGVAPDVLSPLRSYVALPQATFGLGPKRPHYSSSSTNEGRHDMHPPPMDPEKLKAVIARYSQFGKALLRIAGTILVIGEATAELLYTANKLQLHSVDDVRAKGKEQADMVKVQLAPLRKWAEDTSRKWHYEGNKESKEKPLLDRELSRALSAKTRPN from the exons ATGAGCTTTCTCGCCGGGCGCCTCGCCGCACAGGAGGGTGCATACTTCCTCCAGGAGTCCAGGAACGCCGCCGGCCGCCTCGCGCAGAAGCTCCCCGCGCCCGAACATGGGCCCAGGCCGGCATCCCCGCCTCCGTCGGCCGACGTGCTCCCGGAGATCCTCCGCCACTCCATGCCTTTAAGGCCCACGCTGCCTCCGCCCAACTCAACCCTGTACGGTTCCACCCGCTTGGCCCTCCCACCAGGCGGCGCAGAGGCTGCCGGCGTGGCCCCCGACGTGCTCAGCCCGCTCCGGTCGTACGTCGCGCTGCCGCAGGCCACCTTCGGCCTCGGCCCCAAAAG GCCTCACTATTCATCATCAAGCACCAATGAGGGGCGGCATGATATGCATCCTCCTCCCATGGACCCTGAGAAGTTGAAGGCCGTAATTGCTAGATACTCACAGT TTGGAAAGGCGCTCCTTAGGATTGCTGGGACTATATTGGTGATTGGAGAAGCAACAGCTGAGCTGCTGTATACTGCGAATAAGCTTCAGTTGCATTCT GTCGACGACGTCAGAGCTAAAGGAAAAGAACAAGCTGATATGGTCAAAGTACAACTAGCTCCACTAAGGAAATGG GCTGAAGACACGTCCCGAAAATGGCATTACGAAGGCAACAAAGAGTCCAAGGAGAAGCCTCTCCTTGATAGAGAGCTTTCAAGAGCACTTAGTGCTAAGACACGTCCGAATTGA
- the LOC125524225 gene encoding uncharacterized protein LOC125524225 isoform X1, whose amino-acid sequence MSFLAGRLAAQEGAYFLQESRNAAGRLAQKLPAPEHGPRPASPPPSADVLPEILRHSMPLRPTLPPPNSTLYGSTRLALPPGGAEAAGVAPDVLSPLRSYVALPQATFGLGPKRCASGAFGIDLIFSLKVSCGFIYRWELPTDRPHYSSSSTNEGRHDMHPPPMDPEKLKAVIARYSQFGKALLRIAGTILVIGEATAELLYTANKLQLHSVDDVRAKGKEQADMVKVQLAPLRKWAEDTSRKWHYEGNKESKEKPLLDRELSRALSAKTRPN is encoded by the exons ATGAGCTTTCTCGCCGGGCGCCTCGCCGCACAGGAGGGTGCATACTTCCTCCAGGAGTCCAGGAACGCCGCCGGCCGCCTCGCGCAGAAGCTCCCCGCGCCCGAACATGGGCCCAGGCCGGCATCCCCGCCTCCGTCGGCCGACGTGCTCCCGGAGATCCTCCGCCACTCCATGCCTTTAAGGCCCACGCTGCCTCCGCCCAACTCAACCCTGTACGGTTCCACCCGCTTGGCCCTCCCACCAGGCGGCGCAGAGGCTGCCGGCGTGGCCCCCGACGTGCTCAGCCCGCTCCGGTCGTACGTCGCGCTGCCGCAGGCCACCTTCGGCCTCGGCCCCAAAAGGTGCGCCTCTGGCGCCTTCGGTATTGATCTAATTTTTTCGCTCAAG GTTTCATGTGGATTTATTTACAGATGGGAACTTCCAACTGACAGGCCTCACTATTCATCATCAAGCACCAATGAGGGGCGGCATGATATGCATCCTCCTCCCATGGACCCTGAGAAGTTGAAGGCCGTAATTGCTAGATACTCACAGT TTGGAAAGGCGCTCCTTAGGATTGCTGGGACTATATTGGTGATTGGAGAAGCAACAGCTGAGCTGCTGTATACTGCGAATAAGCTTCAGTTGCATTCT GTCGACGACGTCAGAGCTAAAGGAAAAGAACAAGCTGATATGGTCAAAGTACAACTAGCTCCACTAAGGAAATGG GCTGAAGACACGTCCCGAAAATGGCATTACGAAGGCAACAAAGAGTCCAAGGAGAAGCCTCTCCTTGATAGAGAGCTTTCAAGAGCACTTAGTGCTAAGACACGTCCGAATTGA
- the LOC125524225 gene encoding uncharacterized protein LOC125524225 isoform X2: MSFLAGRLAAQEGAYFLQESRNAAGRLAQKLPAPEHGPRPASPPPSADVLPEILRHSMPLRPTLPPPNSTLYGSTRLALPPGGAEAAGVAPDVLSPLRSYVALPQATFGLGPKRWELPTDRPHYSSSSTNEGRHDMHPPPMDPEKLKAVIARYSQFGKALLRIAGTILVIGEATAELLYTANKLQLHSVDDVRAKGKEQADMVKVQLAPLRKWAEDTSRKWHYEGNKESKEKPLLDRELSRALSAKTRPN, encoded by the exons ATGAGCTTTCTCGCCGGGCGCCTCGCCGCACAGGAGGGTGCATACTTCCTCCAGGAGTCCAGGAACGCCGCCGGCCGCCTCGCGCAGAAGCTCCCCGCGCCCGAACATGGGCCCAGGCCGGCATCCCCGCCTCCGTCGGCCGACGTGCTCCCGGAGATCCTCCGCCACTCCATGCCTTTAAGGCCCACGCTGCCTCCGCCCAACTCAACCCTGTACGGTTCCACCCGCTTGGCCCTCCCACCAGGCGGCGCAGAGGCTGCCGGCGTGGCCCCCGACGTGCTCAGCCCGCTCCGGTCGTACGTCGCGCTGCCGCAGGCCACCTTCGGCCTCGGCCCCAAAAG ATGGGAACTTCCAACTGACAGGCCTCACTATTCATCATCAAGCACCAATGAGGGGCGGCATGATATGCATCCTCCTCCCATGGACCCTGAGAAGTTGAAGGCCGTAATTGCTAGATACTCACAGT TTGGAAAGGCGCTCCTTAGGATTGCTGGGACTATATTGGTGATTGGAGAAGCAACAGCTGAGCTGCTGTATACTGCGAATAAGCTTCAGTTGCATTCT GTCGACGACGTCAGAGCTAAAGGAAAAGAACAAGCTGATATGGTCAAAGTACAACTAGCTCCACTAAGGAAATGG GCTGAAGACACGTCCCGAAAATGGCATTACGAAGGCAACAAAGAGTCCAAGGAGAAGCCTCTCCTTGATAGAGAGCTTTCAAGAGCACTTAGTGCTAAGACACGTCCGAATTGA